In Elaeis guineensis isolate ETL-2024a chromosome 1, EG11, whole genome shotgun sequence, a genomic segment contains:
- the LOC105039138 gene encoding protein NRT1/ PTR FAMILY 5.8, producing the protein MALEKRSTGLGKSCVLIIVVAGVERFAYKGVASNLVTYLIDVVNMSTSSAAKSISTWVGLTSMLPLVSAILADSYWDRCSTIMVSSFLYVMGLVGLTLWALLCAWMPTSSLFIPLYLISIGQGGYNPSLQAFGADQLEIDDDLPRSKEEDKTNKKSLFFQWWYFGICSGSLLGNSIMSYIQDTLGWVLGFAIPTGAMAMSVACFLCGARFYVHKQREESIVQSLKAAAKNIRNQKLHLPPREDDVAELELQEQPLKDDFNCSRSLETNFATVDEPPSVTQTILRLLPIWTMLLMFAVIFQQPATFFTKQGMVMKHNIGKFVIPPAMLQSSITISIILLMPLYDKLIIPFLRIFTRDEKGITVLQRIGIGMCFSIVGMVVAALVESKRLKIIIKEGSVESQAPNTQLSIFWLLPQYILLGISDVFTVVGMQEFFYTQVPAAMRTIGIALYLSVFGVGSFLGALLISVVELTTSAKGKNHGWFSDDARESRLDNYYWSLALLSSISFLIFVNLCRYYNDASAK; encoded by the exons ATGGCTTTGGAGAAGAGGTCAACAGGGCTCGGCAAGTCATGCGTTCTCATTATAG TGGTGGCCGGTGTGGAGAGATTTGCATACAAGGGAGTGGCTTCCAACTTGGTGACTTATCTTATTGATGTGGTGAATATGAGCACATCCTCTGCTGCGAAAAGTATTAGTACTTGGGTTGGACTCACCTCAATGCTTCCCCTCGTAAGTGCAATCCTTGCCGATTCTTACTGGGATCGATGCTCGACCATCATGGTATCTTCCTTTCTCTATGTCATG GGCTTGGTAGGATTGACCTTATGGGCATTACTATGTGCATGGATGCCAACCTCATCCTTGTTTATTCCGCTCTACTTGATTTCAATAGGACAAGGTGGATACAACCCATCATTGCAAGCTTTTGGAGCAGATCAGCTGGAGATCGACGACGATTTGCCTCGCAGCAAAGAGGAAGACAAAACAAACAAGAAGAGTCTGTTCTTCCAATGGTGGTACTTTGGCATATGCAGTGGAAGCCTCCTGGGAAATTCTATCATGTCTTACATTCAAGACACACTTGGTTGGGTTTTGGGGTTCGCCATCCCCACTGGTGCCATGGCAATGTCAGTGGCATGCTTCTTATGCGGCGCTCGTTTTTATGTTCACAAGCAACGTGAAGAGAGCATTGTTCAATCTCTGAAGGCTGCTGCGAAAAATATTAGGAACCAGAAACTCCACTTACCACCAAGAGAAGATGATGTTGCAGAACTTGA GTTACAAGAGCAACCCCTCAAAGATGACTTCAATTGTTCAAGATCTTTGGAAACAAACTTTGCCACTGTGGATGAACCTCCTTCTGTCACTCAAACAATTTTGAGGCTTCTGCCCATTTGGACAATGCTCCTCATGTTTGCAGTCATCTTCCAACAGCCAGCAACTTTCTTTACAAAACAAGGCATGGTGATGAAGCACAACATTGGAAAATTTGTGATCCCTCCAGCAATGCTTCAAAGTTCCATCACTATCTCAATAATACTGCTAATGCCTCTCTATGATAAGCTCATAATCCCCTTCCTGCGTATATTCACTCGTGATGAGAAGGGGATTACCGTGCTTCAAAGGATTGGGATCGGCATGTGCTTTTCGATCGTCGGCATGGTTGTGGCAGCGCTTGTCGAATCCAAGAGGCTGAAGATTATTATAAAGGAAGGATCAGTTGAATCACAAGCACCAAACACACAACTGAGCATTTTTTGGTTGCTACCTCAATACATTCTCCTGGGAATCTCTGATGTTTTCACAGTTGTGGGAATGCAAGAGTTCTTTTACACGCAAGTACCTGCCGCTATGAGAACTATTGGCATAGCACTTTACCTCAGTGTTTTTGGTGTGGGCAGCTTTCTTGGGGCTCTGTTGATCTCAGTTGTGGAGCTGACAACCAGTGCAAAAGGGAAAAACCATGGCTGGTTCTCTGATGATGCAAGGGAATCTCGACTCGACAACTATTATTGGTCTCTGGCTCTGCTAAGCTCCATTAGCTTTCTTATTTTTGTAAACTTATGTAGATATTACAATGATGCTTCTGCCAAATGA
- the LOC105039141 gene encoding metalloendoproteinase 2-MMP-like, whose translation MSSSSNLFLLLSLASFAAFFFFFSSTPSASAFPFPFPGAPSPFTNPWLPFQNLSGCHRGDNRTGLADLKDYLSRFGYLPTANFTDAFDEALEEALKTYQQNFGLNATGSLDDSTVSQLIIPRCGVADIINGTSSMRSAKLPGRNLYAYFPGSPTWPSWKRDLTYALVSTSAVSIDTSALRTVFARAFGRWAAATTLTFTESDSVSDADIQIGFYSGDHGDGEPFDGVLGTLAHAFSPTDGRFHLDAAEQWVADGDVTQASSNVAVDLESVAVHEIGHLLGLGHSSVEEAIMYPTIKTKTKKVELASDDVEGIQNLYGSNPNYTGAVPTTSSRESDSSDGGLGMMGVGWGRVVGLCLAGAAVGFLVL comes from the coding sequence ATGAGCTCCTCTTCcaacctcttcctcctcctctccttgGCCTCCTTtgctgccttcttcttcttcttctcatccacCCCCTCCGCCTCTGCCTTCCCCTTCCCCTTCCCCGGTGCGCCTTCGCCCTTCACCAACCCCTGGCTCCCCTTCCAGAACCTCTCCGGCTGCCACCGCGGCGACAACAGGACCGGCCTCGCCGATCTCAAGGACTATCTGAGCCGCTTCGGCTACCTTCCGACCGCCAACTTCACCGACGCCTTTGACGAGGCTCTCGAAGAAGCCCTCAAGACCTACCAGCAGAATTTCGGCCTCAACGCCACCGGCTCCCTCGATGACTCCACCGTCAGCCAGCTCATCATCCCCCGCTGCGGCGTCGCCGACATCATCAACGGCACCTCCTCCATGCGCTCCGCCAAGCTCCCTGGCCGCAACCTCTACGCCTACTTCCCGGGCAGCCCGACATGGCCTTCATGGAAGCGCGACCTGACGTACGCCTTGGTCTCCACCTCCGCCGTCTCGATCGACACCTCCGCTCTCCGCACCGTCTTCGCCCGCGCTTTCGGCCGGTGGGCGGCTGCAACGACGTTGACGTTCACCGAGTCGGACTCGGTGTCGGATGCCGATATACAGATCGGGTTTTACAGCGGCGACCACGGCGACGGGGAGCCGTTCGACGGGGTGCTGGGGACGTTAGCTCATGCGTTCTCGCCGACCGACGGGAGGTTTCACCTCGACGCGGCGGAGCAGTGGGTGGCGGATGGGGACGTGACCCAAGCGAGCTCGAACGTGGCGGTGGACTTGGAATCGGTGGCAGTGCATGAGATCGGCCACCTGCTGGGGCTCGGCCACTCATCGGTGGAGGAGGCGATCATGTACCCGACGATCAAGACGAAGACGAAGAAGGTGGAGCTGGCGAGCGACGACGTCGAGGGGATACAGAACTTGTATGGGAGTAATCCGAATTATACGGGCGCTGTTCCGACGACCAGCAGCCGGGAGAGCGACTCCAGCGATGGGGGATTGGGGATGATGGGCGTGGGGTGGGGCCGGGTAGTTGGGTTGTGTTTGGCGGGTGCGGCCGTTGGGTTCTTGGTGTTGTAG
- the LOC105039142 gene encoding uncharacterized protein isoform X1 encodes MSVWCGRISVPALSSHLHSFGHRRRRSLPFLLKHLTTATTLTKATALPPERNGETPPTSTYGTTFLSSPTLQNLSPRQKDQISLYVSTLLQWNQRMNLTAVTEEREVMTRHVEDSLAILPPLQRSYLSHCSSSSSSSSCDGLNLVDVGSGPGLPGLIFAIACPSWKVTLLESMHKRCLFLEHIVDLTGLSNVQILRERAENVGQCLDFRELFDVAVARAVAEMRILAEYCLPLVRVGGLFVAAKGYHPQEEVKVAENAIRLMGASILELSTVESHGPLGQRTVVICLKDRATPRKYPRHPGVPSKMPL; translated from the exons ATGTCCGTTTGGTGCGGCAGGATCAGCGTCCCCGCCCTCTCCTCCCACCTGCATTCCTTCGGTCACCGACGCCGCCGctccctccccttcctcctcaaACACCTGACCACCGCCACCACTCTAACAAAAGCCACTGCACTCCCGCCGGAACGGAACGGCGAAACCCCACCCACTTCCACCTACGGCACCACCTTCCTCTCCTCCCCTACTCTCCAGAACCTCTCTCCTCGCCAGAAGGACCAAATCTCCCTCTACGTCAGCACCCTGCTCCAATGGAACCAA CGAATGAACCTGACGGCGGTGACGGAGGAGAGAGAGGTGATGACGAGGCACGTGGAAGATTCCCTCGCTATCCTCCCTCCATTGCAGCGGTCTTATCTCTCTCACTGCTctagctcttcttcttcttcttcttgtgacGGCCTCAACCTCGTAGATGTTGGTTCGGGCCCCGGTCTCCCCGGACTAATTTTTGCTATTGCCTGCCCTa GTTGGAAAGTTACTTTATTGGAATCCATGCATAAAAGGTGCTTATTCTTGGAGCATATTGTTGATCTTACTGGGTTGTCAAACGTGCAAATCTTACGTGAAAGAGCAGAG AATGTGGGCCAGTGTCTTGATTTCAGGGAGTTATTTGATGTGGCAGTGGCAAGAGCTGTTGCAGAAATGAGAATTTTAG CTGAATACTGTCTTCCCTTGGTTCGAGTTGGTGGCTTATTTGTAGCTGCTAAAGGTTATCATCCTCAG GAAGAAGTAAAAGTTGCAGAGAATGCAATTCGGTTGATGGGTGCTTCAATATTGGAATTGTCTACAG TGGAATCACATGGGCCTCTTGGACAACGAACTGTTGTTATCTGTTTGAAAGATCGTGCGACGCCTAGAAAGTATCCTCGTCATCCAGGTGTTCCCTCAAAGATGCCACTATGA
- the LOC105039142 gene encoding uncharacterized protein isoform X2 — MSVWCGRISVPALSSHLHSFGHRRRRSLPFLLKHLTTATTLTKATALPPERNGETPPTSTYGTTFLSSPTLQNLSPRQKDQISLYVSTLLQWNQRMNLTAVTEEREVMTRHVEDSLAILPPLQRSYLSHCSSSSSSSSCDGLNLVDVGSGPGLPGLIFAIACPSWKVTLLESMHKRCLFLEHIVDLTGLSNVQILRERAEEEVKVAENAIRLMGASILELSTVESHGPLGQRTVVICLKDRATPRKYPRHPGVPSKMPL, encoded by the exons ATGTCCGTTTGGTGCGGCAGGATCAGCGTCCCCGCCCTCTCCTCCCACCTGCATTCCTTCGGTCACCGACGCCGCCGctccctccccttcctcctcaaACACCTGACCACCGCCACCACTCTAACAAAAGCCACTGCACTCCCGCCGGAACGGAACGGCGAAACCCCACCCACTTCCACCTACGGCACCACCTTCCTCTCCTCCCCTACTCTCCAGAACCTCTCTCCTCGCCAGAAGGACCAAATCTCCCTCTACGTCAGCACCCTGCTCCAATGGAACCAA CGAATGAACCTGACGGCGGTGACGGAGGAGAGAGAGGTGATGACGAGGCACGTGGAAGATTCCCTCGCTATCCTCCCTCCATTGCAGCGGTCTTATCTCTCTCACTGCTctagctcttcttcttcttcttcttgtgacGGCCTCAACCTCGTAGATGTTGGTTCGGGCCCCGGTCTCCCCGGACTAATTTTTGCTATTGCCTGCCCTa GTTGGAAAGTTACTTTATTGGAATCCATGCATAAAAGGTGCTTATTCTTGGAGCATATTGTTGATCTTACTGGGTTGTCAAACGTGCAAATCTTACGTGAAAGAGCAGAG GAAGAAGTAAAAGTTGCAGAGAATGCAATTCGGTTGATGGGTGCTTCAATATTGGAATTGTCTACAG TGGAATCACATGGGCCTCTTGGACAACGAACTGTTGTTATCTGTTTGAAAGATCGTGCGACGCCTAGAAAGTATCCTCGTCATCCAGGTGTTCCCTCAAAGATGCCACTATGA